gtccaaatcacataaagtctgcagaaactcacgtctggtccgagcccctcccccgaaGTATCGTCAGACTATAGCGATTGAGGATTGGGTCctatactagaaggcgggctttatttgccatatagcgatcgatgattggctcctgtactagaaggcgggctttattcgccatatagcgatcgatgattggctcctgtactagaaggcgggctttattcgccttatagcgatcgatgattggctcctgtactagtagtcggggttttattcaccatattgactgttacacttttccccattcaaaaagatacaagtgccatgtcttgtgtattctacagtctttgaCCTAATTCACATTTGTGATTTGACTTTTATATGTACCTTAGCATATGGTGCGAGGAAATCAAGAGCTGTGATGTGCAGACGAAACTTTTGTGTCTTTGTGAACTTTCCGAAACACGTGCCAACTGATACCAGTTTATCTCTTGAGACATTTGTGGCCAACTTCAGGATTTTTTcactgaaatggaaaaaaaaaatgacagattacttattcacattcatatttgcaacttatttaaattttattgtctGCAGCTTTGGTTCAGCAATTATTTTCCAATTCATTTTTCTCATTGGGAGATATAGTTAAAGATATatctctctgattggtggattttcaatacagcatcatgggtaatgtaggtTTTTCTGGACAAGGTTTTTCTGgtgaggcgacagccctacctattgcgccactgcgtttatattattttgaacaAATTGGATCAacaaatatatatcaaataaagTAACAACACAATATTCCCTATGTAGAAAACTATTggatttcaatttttttaatccaGAAAAGTGTTGTCCTTTTCCCAAtacagggttgtggctggaagggcatctgcagcataaaacatatgctggaatagttggtggttaattccgctgtggcaacccctataAAATAAagcactaagctgaagtaaaaatgaatgaatgaagtgtcgTCCTCTATTAATTAACTTTGAGGTCAACAATATGCAAGTGTACTTCTTAATACTGGCTATATTACTCTGGGACCTAAATACGAATTACTCTAGTCAAAATCTAATCCACTACTTAAAGGAACAGAACATTTCAATAGGAAAAGGTTATTATAATTTGATCACATTATACTACAGTATATGAACTTCAAAGATAGCAGACAACCTTACCTCATATAATATACTCGATCATTATGAAGTCTGAAACAGTAAGTCCCATCCGGCCGATCAATAAGAAGCTTGATGTTCTCCCCAATACTAAAAAATAGTCACAATGAATTTATTTGACCATTAAATACCATTAATTTTGTGCTCATTTAAACATCTGCAGTTCTATGGCGCAGCACACATAGACAATACCTATGTAAATAAGAGTTATACTTGCATAAGAAGTAATTATACAAAtaatgttgttataataataataataatagtacaataCATACCATGTAAAATTAAGGTAacgctggttttatattcattaatttttcaacattgataaattgtgacacgctccctatattgtttactatggtacTTTGGATGtttggtctgaaatcgcatgtaaaAATTAGCACTaattaattgactgtgaacaatgttgtgctttgatagtTATTGACTGCTAATTTGTTGTCgctatttagaattagcaaagaatAATTTTCTGAGATTACATTATTATGGATTAAGTCTGAATGAGCCAATATAATTTAGGGCTGAGCaattaatctaaaagtaatcgaAATAAGTTAATCGAGATTTTGTTTTCAGGCCAattcgcccagccctaatataaatccaactttacctcaaccCATGTAAATCATAAGTGTAAACAGTGCAAAAACAACacctataaaatattaaaaataaaaatccaaaagATAATATTATGACACaatttataacaatataataattactaaaacacggaaacaaaacatttaaaaagttgtatcCGTGTAGAATCAATTTATGTGAATCACTGGTGTAAACAGTACAAAATATACATCTATACAAgtatcaaatattaaaaataaaaacccaaatAGACTAATATTACACAGCTTATAATCATACACTGatcaatataataaacaaaacaaaacaactattGAACTGCAGCTTGACACATGGACACAACCTGGCTAATACATTCCTGCTATAAACAAGCCACATCTTAGCGTGTCACTTACTATTTAGAGAGTTTCTCGAACATCGTTTTCGTCTCATCGTCTGTTAACGGACgcattatgaaaaataataactattttatttccAGATGACCGTAGATCTGAAAATTACAACCGCTCTCGCAGTGTGTACGCCACGTGGGTTGGATCTGGCGCACGCCTGTGACGTCAATCCgtttaaataaagttttttcGACGACTTCCGTATCAACACTTTTAATCATGGCTGCCGTAGACGTGGAAGATGAGAGTATCCTGGCTTCGATATTTAAAGATAGTTTTCCCGAGAATTGGAGAGAAAATCCGGATTTCGCGGCGTATCTGTCGCAGCTGAGCGCGTGCGGGGTGGATGAGTTGACGCGCGAGCCCGAGCGCCTGTCCGAGGAGCGCGCGCAGATTCTGCAGCAGACCCGGGAGCTGGCCTTCACTAACTACAAGACTTTCATCAGGACTGCAGACTGCACACAACACATCTACACTGACTTCAGCACAGTGGAGAACTGCCTCTCTAAACTGCTGCACAAGCTGCCCAGCTTTACCGAGAAATGCAGGTTTGTGTTCTTTCTCACTGACGGTaaataattgaggtaaagttggttgaTATCCGCACATTCAGTCAGTGACAGCTTGTGAGACGGTCCCTATATGTAGAGGTAACGTTGgttatatattcacacattcggtcTTTCTCCATAACAATAtagtttcataaaagtattatttgcaaactctaaatagcgaaatcatattagcaaccaatgactatcaaagtacattgttcacagtcaaataaacagtattaatgttgttttcaagtcacacttgcaggttatttcagaccgaatattcaaagtgccatggtaaacaatatagggagagtGTCACAAGTTGACACtcaatgaatgtgtgaatataaaaccaattttaccttaattccctatattgtttaccacggtcAAGTCAAGTCGGGCttccactacatgtgtggacatacagaggaacaaaATGTGGGTGCTacataattaatcataaatacaaacatggCACAGGACATAAGAGCCATTTTAAAAagcctatgcataactaacatactaTAAAATACTTAAGTATGCACATGAGACAAAATACAATTACTTTTACATGAAACTAAACAATGtggtgcaggatattgtgcaagagaggaATTAAAGGGTTGAATATTGTGCagaagaggtatttaaggtttaagcaagcagtgcaacatgattgtggtacattaTAGTAGTACTTTcaatattctgtctgaaatcacatgttgTTATTACTTAAAAActacattagcactatttaattgactaaaAATTTACTTTCATAGTCATTGGCTgggcatatattttttttaaataggggaattaccaacctttGTTACACATGGCATCACACGGGCTCAACCGTGCATACTGGTTGCATAAAAAggccggttgcaatagcaaatgCGGTAGGATGGcaaaatcgaaagtccaaaaatagaaaacttaacttttaccgtacaccacactgctttaatgctaaccgcagatgtctttggctaacagccatcataagagctgaatggagtgaggacctaattaaaaatgctggactggactgggctggatgcttggccattggacctgtcagacgaacgccgctcactttaacgttaattttgcaacAACAGATGACTGACAGTCAGGcagaattttaattatttatgggAAAATGCTTTATTCACAAGTGTAAATGAGCagtgtatcaaacaaaactaccCCCTCTTACTCAAAAAAAGATCTAATTCACCCCCCTGACACCCCTCACCCTCATGGATTATTTGCAAGgcagttatattattttataaatgattaattgacagcaatgcatttattaaacaatgtatttattgAAGTTTAAACACACTGTATGaacagtgtatgtatgtgtatatatatatatatatatatatatatatatatatatatatatatatatatatatatatatatatatatatatatatatatatatttatatatatatatatatatatatatatatttatatatatatatatatatatatatatatatatatatatatatatatttatatatatatatatatatatatatatatatatatatataccttttaTATGTTCTTTGTCCTTCTTATCTGACATTTCAATTGCATTTCTCATTGTCTGTCATTTTCCATCATTTCAATAACTTGTATCATTTTCTTGGCCTGGTATCTCATTCTGGTTTATTAAttgtcaattattttatttcaccaaaactacacacattttatactgtgaaaacaaatattaagc
The window above is part of the Danio aesculapii chromosome 18, fDanAes4.1, whole genome shotgun sequence genome. Proteins encoded here:
- the nip7 gene encoding 60S ribosome subunit biogenesis protein NIP7 homolog, with the translated sequence MRPLTDDETKTMFEKLSKYIGENIKLLIDRPDGTYCFRLHNDRVYYMSEKILKLATNVSRDKLVSVGTCFGKFTKTQKFRLHITALDFLAPYAKFKVWVKPGSEQSFLYGNHIMKSGLGRITENTNKYQGVLVYSMADVPLGFGVAARTTQECRKVDPMAIVVFHQADIGEYIRSEDTLT